A window of Candidatus Jettenia caeni contains these coding sequences:
- a CDS encoding peptidase, with translation MKVLGIETSGSIGGVAVCENKHVIAARDLEAGMQHGRELVPTIKDIFQQIGWKFSDIDLIAVDVGPGSYTGLRIGVTCAKTMAYALQKPVIDVPIFDSIIENYIMDSIPVCPILDARRNHVYACIYQPVPIRLDHGVKVVQKKRVSEFLVMQPEELLSILPRPVVVFGDGVSAYKDIFQQKDIFIDEEEKAIPKAKYVAFLGEMAYESGRRCEADQLLPMYLRRAEAAEKLENKKF, from the coding sequence ATGAAAGTACTTGGAATAGAAACATCGGGAAGTATCGGAGGTGTTGCTGTTTGTGAGAATAAGCATGTTATTGCTGCCAGGGATTTAGAGGCTGGTATGCAGCATGGTAGAGAATTAGTACCAACCATTAAGGATATCTTTCAACAGATTGGTTGGAAATTTAGTGATATCGATCTTATTGCTGTCGACGTAGGACCGGGATCGTATACGGGATTGCGCATAGGAGTAACATGTGCAAAGACTATGGCTTACGCATTACAAAAACCGGTTATTGATGTACCCATATTCGATAGTATCATTGAAAACTATATCATGGATTCCATACCTGTATGCCCTATTCTCGATGCGAGACGGAATCATGTCTATGCCTGTATCTATCAACCAGTCCCTATTCGTCTTGATCATGGGGTGAAAGTTGTTCAGAAGAAAAGGGTATCCGAATTTCTGGTAATGCAGCCTGAGGAACTTTTATCTATCCTCCCGCGGCCTGTGGTTGTTTTTGGGGATGGCGTTTCGGCATATAAAGATATATTTCAACAGAAGGATATTTTTATAGATGAAGAAGAGAAAGCAATACCAAAGGCAAAGTATGTGGCTTTTTTGGGTGAGATGGCATACGAATCGGGAAGGCGATGTGAAGCAGATCAATTACTGCCAATGTACCTGCGACGAGCAGAAGCTGCTGAGAAATTGGAAAATAAGAAATTTTAA